CATACCTATTAAAGGGGATAAATATTTCATATCCAAATCAAGTCTGGGGAACAGATATCACCTATATCAGGATGAGAAAAGGATTTATGTATTTAGTTGCGATAATGGATTGGTATTCAAGATATATTTTAAGCTGGGTGCTTTCTAATACACTATCGGTAGATTTTTGTTTAGAATCACTGGACATGGCATTTAAAATAGCAAAGCCTGAGATTAATAACTCTGACCAGGGAAGCCAGTTTACTTCAGAAGAATATGTGGAAAAAGTTGAGGCAGCCAATATAAGGGTAAGTATGGATGGAAGGGGCAGAGTATTTGATAATATATTTACCGAAAGATTATGGAGATCCCTAAAATATGAAGAAGTATATTTAAAAGATTATGCCAGCTGCATTGATGCAAAAGCATCTATAGATGAATATTTTACTTTTTACAATAACGAAAGGCTGCATTCAGCCCTGGGGTATTCTCCTCCAACAGAGGTTTATTTTAATAAAGATCGTATTGTTTCTAATATAAAAGTGTAGCTATAGCTTAGTTGATATTTTGTCTTGACAATGGGGGTAACCTTAATTAAGGCAGTCAGATAGTGATGGTTACAAGATACCTAAAAAAGGGCTTTTTAAATACGTTTCCAGCCCCAATTACTTTGGCGAAATCTTAGAGTGGATTGGCTGGGCTATACTTACCTGGTCTCTGGCAGGCCTGGCTTTTGCAATGTTTACTATAGCCAATCTCCTGCCCCGGGCTCTTGCCAATCACAGGTGGTACCAGAAAAATTTTGATGATTATCCTGACCGGCGGAAAGTAATAATACCTTTTCTCTTCTAACCAATCCATCAGTTGCGGAGCTTATATAAACAGACTTACATCAGATTCCTGGGCCTTTTCAATAAAAAAGCCTACTCCCACACAGGCCTTAACTTCGTCTATCATATCTTCACGGGGTATTTCCAGGATACTCATGCTCATCTGACAACCGTAAAGATTTACCCCCATATCAATAGCCATATCCCTCAATTGGGGGAGGGTGGTTGCATTCTTGGATTTGATCATTTTGTTAAACATCCATCTTCCTATACCACCGAAACTGTATCTGGAGGGGTGTGTTTTATTGATGTCGCCGCGCTCCATAAATCCCATTAGTTTGCCCAAAAAACTCTTACCGGTCCGCTGTTTTTTCTTTAGAGCCTTCAACCCCCAGAAAGTAAAAAACATGGTTACTTCCATATCTGAAGCGGCCGCTCCGGTAGCCATTATAAATGCAGCCATAAGCTTATCCATATCTCCACTAAACACCACCATGGACATTTTTTTCTTCTCAGCCATTATGTTTCACCTCTTAAAACAAGTCTCTTATCATATCTTTTTTCGAATTTGATTCATCTTTAAGCACCTCGGTAAGCAAATCATAAGCCTTTATAATTTTCTGGTTGGCTATGGAATAGTATATATTGTTTCCGTCTCTTTGCCTATTTACAATGCCCTTGGATTTTAGCAAAGAAAGATGCTGGGATATGTTGGACTGGGGCAGTCCGGTTTTTTTAACTATCTCGGTTACAGTTAGGGTTTTATCCCGTATGGCATCAATTATGGCCTGCCTCCTGGGATTGGATATGGTTTTACACATATCCGAATGTAAATTGTAAAATGTCTCTTTTTTCATTTTCTCCTTTGTAATAATTAACAGTATTATAGCAATAATATTATAACATGAAAACATATTAATATTGCAATATAAATGTGTTTACAGTTTTTCCCTAAACTATTACAATACCATTATATTTATTTTATGATTAATCCATGAACCATAACCACCAGACAACCATAACCAAAAGGAAGATTGCAACCTTTTCTTTGGTAGTTTCCATAGTATTGGTAGTAATAAAGGTATTGGCAGCCTATTTTTCCAACAGTCTGGGGGTGTTTTCTGAGGCTTTAAACAATGGCCTGGACCTGGTAACCGTATTCATAGCTTTCATAGCTATAAGAATGGCCAGTAAACCTCCGGATGCAGATCACACCTATGGCCATGGAAAGTATGAAAATTTTGCCGCATTTGCTGAAACCATAGTAATAAGTGGCCTGGGTATATTTATAATTTATAAATCAATACAGAGGCTTATCTATCAAAAT
This portion of the Actinomycetes bacterium genome encodes:
- a CDS encoding IS3 family transposase, yielding YLLKGINISYPNQVWGTDITYIRMRKGFMYLVAIMDWYSRYILSWVLSNTLSVDFCLESLDMAFKIAKPEINNSDQGSQFTSEEYVEKVEAANIRVSMDGRGRVFDNIFTERLWRSLKYEEVYLKDYASCIDAKASIDEYFTFYNNERLHSALGYSPPTEVYFNKDRIVSNIKV
- a CDS encoding 3-oxo-5-alpha-steroid 4-dehydrogenase; translated protein: MPKKGLFKYVSSPNYFGEILEWIGWAILTWSLAGLAFAMFTIANLLPRALANHRWYQKNFDDYPDRRKVIIPFLF
- a CDS encoding DsrE/DsrF/DrsH-like family protein, giving the protein MMAEKKKMSMVVFSGDMDKLMAAFIMATGAAASDMEVTMFFTFWGLKALKKKQRTGKSFLGKLMGFMERGDINKTHPSRYSFGGIGRWMFNKMIKSKNATTLPQLRDMAIDMGVNLYGCQMSMSILEIPREDMIDEVKACVGVGFFIEKAQESDVSLFI
- a CDS encoding metalloregulator ArsR/SmtB family transcription factor; its protein translation is MKKETFYNLHSDMCKTISNPRRQAIIDAIRDKTLTVTEIVKKTGLPQSNISQHLSLLKSKGIVNRQRDGNNIYYSIANQKIIKAYDLLTEVLKDESNSKKDMIRDLF